In Burkholderia sp. WP9, a genomic segment contains:
- the potE gene encoding putrescine-ornithine antiporter, producing MAEAKKKMNVMQLTFIVTVNMMGSGIIMLPANMAKVGAISLLSWVVTAVGSMAIAYGFAQAGILNQRAGGMAAYAEDAYGKSGYFQVFFLYFVSVAIANVAVASSALGYLAAFFPGLTASPIATCMGVIGLLWLTTVANFGGPKLTGQIGSVTVWGVILPVGFISIGGWFWFHGGTFMDSWNPKGMRLVEGMGSSISLTLWAFLGMESAVQNSSAVENPKRDVPLASLFGTLGAAVIYILSTAVIQGIVPNADLAKSTGPFGLAYARMFTPLVGNIVMALAAMACVGSLLGWQFTLAQTAKDAADSRMFPAVFGKANRMGAPVVGMIIMGAVQSLMALSTISPNLSEQFEALVNLAVVTNVVPYIVSLSALFVMMRNAGTEPAVYRRNAIVTVVAMLYSVYALYAAGKDAVLGGMLVMAIGYVIFGFIAPRFSATRGAARAAAAAAGTAALVIAIGMAAAFTPHRAHAAGVVVTNASAGSLARIKQSGQINLGYVSDAQPFAYQDEAGHASGYAVALCQKIADHVKGALGLSALAVQWVPVPVNDRFRAVQEGRIDLLCGDADTLTARKEISFSIPVYPGGVGAILRTDASLGLREILSGNQTPNRPFWRASPAQVLSQQTIAVVAGSPTERWVAGKLQSFDITATVTPVAGVDAGVQQVLDRKANVFFAERALLLARAKSSSSAKELSVLTRQFTYLPVAIGMPRGDDDLRLLVDRTLSETFASADFRTMYTAWFGQPDEDVLRFFRLSALPE from the coding sequence ATGGCTGAAGCGAAAAAGAAAATGAACGTCATGCAGTTGACGTTCATCGTGACCGTTAACATGATGGGCTCAGGCATCATCATGCTGCCGGCCAACATGGCCAAAGTCGGAGCGATTTCGTTGCTGTCGTGGGTGGTGACAGCGGTGGGTTCGATGGCGATTGCCTATGGCTTCGCACAGGCGGGTATTCTCAACCAGCGGGCCGGCGGCATGGCTGCCTACGCGGAGGACGCCTACGGCAAGTCGGGCTACTTCCAGGTGTTCTTCCTTTACTTTGTGTCGGTTGCCATCGCTAACGTAGCGGTCGCGAGTTCGGCGCTGGGCTATCTCGCGGCGTTCTTTCCCGGCCTGACGGCCTCTCCGATCGCCACGTGCATGGGCGTGATCGGCCTGCTTTGGCTTACCACCGTCGCGAACTTCGGTGGCCCGAAACTGACCGGGCAGATCGGTTCGGTAACCGTGTGGGGCGTCATCCTGCCGGTTGGATTCATCTCCATTGGGGGCTGGTTCTGGTTCCACGGCGGCACATTCATGGATTCGTGGAACCCGAAGGGAATGCGGCTCGTGGAGGGCATGGGTTCGAGCATTTCGCTCACGTTATGGGCGTTCCTCGGCATGGAGTCGGCGGTACAGAACTCGTCTGCCGTGGAGAATCCGAAGCGCGACGTGCCGTTGGCCAGCCTGTTCGGAACGCTGGGCGCGGCCGTCATATACATCCTGTCCACAGCCGTAATCCAGGGCATCGTGCCCAACGCCGATCTGGCGAAGTCGACCGGTCCGTTCGGTCTCGCGTATGCGCGGATGTTCACCCCGCTGGTGGGTAACATCGTGATGGCGCTCGCGGCAATGGCGTGTGTGGGCTCCCTGTTGGGCTGGCAGTTCACGCTCGCGCAGACGGCAAAAGACGCGGCCGACAGCCGCATGTTCCCAGCCGTGTTCGGCAAGGCGAACCGCATGGGCGCACCGGTCGTCGGCATGATCATCATGGGCGCGGTCCAGTCGCTCATGGCGTTGTCCACGATTTCGCCGAACCTGAGTGAACAATTCGAGGCGCTCGTCAACCTCGCGGTGGTGACGAATGTGGTGCCGTATATCGTTTCGCTGTCGGCGCTGTTCGTGATGATGCGCAATGCCGGAACGGAGCCTGCCGTATACCGGCGCAATGCGATTGTGACTGTCGTGGCCATGCTTTACTCCGTCTACGCGCTTTATGCGGCGGGCAAGGACGCCGTGCTCGGCGGCATGCTGGTGATGGCGATCGGTTACGTGATCTTTGGGTTTATCGCGCCGCGCTTCTCTGCCACGCGCGGAGCTGCGCGGGCTGCCGCGGCGGCGGCGGGGACAGCCGCGCTGGTGATCGCGATCGGGATGGCGGCCGCTTTCACGCCGCATCGGGCGCATGCCGCCGGTGTGGTTGTGACGAATGCGTCGGCGGGCAGTCTCGCGCGAATCAAACAGTCGGGCCAAATCAATCTTGGCTATGTGAGTGATGCGCAGCCATTCGCCTATCAGGACGAAGCGGGTCATGCGTCCGGCTACGCCGTGGCGCTATGCCAGAAGATCGCCGACCATGTCAAAGGCGCGCTTGGGCTTTCCGCACTGGCGGTGCAGTGGGTGCCGGTGCCGGTCAACGACCGCTTTCGCGCCGTGCAGGAGGGGCGAATCGATTTGCTGTGCGGCGACGCCGACACGCTGACTGCAAGAAAGGAGATTTCGTTCTCGATTCCCGTCTATCCCGGCGGCGTCGGGGCGATTCTTCGAACGGACGCGTCCCTTGGGCTGAGGGAAATACTTAGCGGCAACCAGACGCCAAACCGCCCGTTCTGGCGTGCCTCGCCGGCTCAAGTCCTGTCACAACAAACCATTGCCGTAGTGGCAGGTTCGCCCACCGAGCGGTGGGTGGCAGGAAAGCTCCAGTCGTTCGATATCACGGCAACGGTCACGCCGGTCGCGGGTGTCGACGCGGGCGTGCAACAGGTGCTCGACCGCAAAGCCAATGTGTTCTTTGCAGAGCGGGCGCTCCTGTTGGCGCGGGCAAAGAGCAGTTCGTCGGCGAAGGAGTTGAGCGTCCTCACTCGCCAGTTCACCTATCTCCCTGTCGCCATCGGTATGCCGCGGGG
- the speC gene encoding ornithine decarboxylase, which produces MIPRSVKAPVIPVPFNRLLKVVAIVDHTNEQTKALLDLIAAEGFRIEVRNNFIRDIHEDAGVGAYIALVDGENLEHARKMALLIRAQGFLTPLWALADSHRISNLAVTGALGEVTGYIYLGQQSPGFYAKQVIASLVKYGMSLLPPFFGGLVAYDAEANIAFDCPGHQGGQFYRKSPAGQLFFKHFGESIFRNDLCNADVDLGDLLIHEGAAAEAERHAAAIFGADQTYFVLNGTSTSNKVVTGAVLKRGDLVLFDRNNHKSLHQGALVQAGAIPIFLPTARNSFGMIGAVDWDAWGESWLREQIRANPLVKDPERSKLERPFRLACIQLATYDGTIYNVRKVMEKIGHLCEYVLWDEAWIGYNAFHPLFEDHSPMRLKGLTPDMPGLFSTQSVHKQGAGFSQASQIHKRDEHIRGQKRFIEHKRFNESFLIHASTSPFYPLFASIDVNAKIHEGKAGEVLWDGCIELGIETRKKFREFSRHYASTGDTPLEQWFFDPFVPDVVNVKDSRFTADLTDVAWEDVPTDVIKREQQCWTFNPDASWHGYEGYAEGYTMVDPNKLTLLTPGINRKTGEYLDFGVPATVVANYLREEGVVPEKCDLNSILFLMTPAEDESKLNTLLARLVRFKSLWDRDASLAEVLPSLYAVHHERYAGYTLRQVCDEMHNFYREANVRNLQKLCFRASSFPELAMSAEEAYDALVANEVDYVPLDSVRNRISATLALIYPPGIGVVVPGERWDERAAPMLDYFLAFQESFNRFPGFNYEVQGVYQERENGRIRFYTYVVRE; this is translated from the coding sequence ATGATTCCTCGCTCCGTTAAGGCGCCTGTCATTCCGGTCCCATTCAATCGGCTGTTAAAAGTGGTCGCGATCGTCGATCACACCAACGAACAGACCAAGGCCTTGCTCGATCTGATCGCGGCGGAGGGGTTTCGGATTGAAGTCAGGAACAACTTCATTCGCGACATTCATGAAGATGCGGGGGTCGGGGCGTACATCGCACTGGTGGACGGCGAGAACCTCGAGCACGCCCGCAAGATGGCGCTATTGATTCGTGCGCAGGGTTTTCTAACGCCTCTTTGGGCGCTTGCGGACTCGCACCGCATATCCAACCTTGCAGTGACGGGAGCGCTTGGCGAAGTGACGGGCTATATCTATCTCGGGCAACAGTCGCCGGGCTTTTACGCGAAACAGGTGATAGCAAGCCTGGTCAAGTACGGGATGAGCCTTCTTCCGCCTTTTTTCGGTGGGCTGGTGGCCTACGACGCCGAAGCCAATATCGCATTCGATTGCCCGGGGCATCAAGGCGGACAGTTCTATCGAAAGTCGCCCGCAGGACAGCTGTTCTTCAAGCATTTCGGCGAGAGCATTTTTCGCAACGACTTGTGCAACGCCGACGTGGACCTGGGCGATCTGTTGATTCATGAAGGTGCGGCGGCTGAAGCGGAACGCCACGCCGCTGCAATATTTGGCGCCGATCAAACGTATTTTGTTCTTAACGGGACGAGCACGTCGAACAAGGTCGTGACAGGTGCCGTGCTCAAACGCGGCGACCTGGTGCTGTTCGATCGCAACAACCACAAATCGCTACACCAGGGCGCCCTGGTTCAGGCAGGTGCCATCCCGATCTTCTTGCCCACGGCTCGCAATTCATTCGGGATGATCGGTGCGGTGGACTGGGACGCTTGGGGGGAAAGCTGGCTGCGCGAGCAGATTCGTGCGAATCCCCTCGTGAAAGACCCGGAGCGCAGCAAGTTGGAGCGCCCGTTCCGCCTTGCCTGTATTCAACTCGCCACTTATGACGGCACGATCTACAACGTGCGCAAAGTCATGGAGAAGATCGGACACCTTTGCGAGTATGTGCTGTGGGACGAGGCGTGGATCGGCTATAACGCGTTTCACCCGCTCTTCGAAGATCATAGCCCGATGCGCCTGAAAGGTCTGACGCCGGACATGCCGGGGCTTTTCTCCACGCAATCGGTCCACAAACAAGGCGCGGGTTTTTCGCAAGCCTCCCAGATCCATAAACGTGACGAGCACATTCGTGGTCAGAAGCGTTTTATCGAGCATAAGCGCTTCAATGAATCGTTCCTGATTCACGCTTCCACCTCTCCGTTTTATCCGCTATTTGCATCGATCGACGTCAACGCGAAGATTCACGAAGGTAAGGCGGGTGAAGTGCTGTGGGACGGGTGCATCGAACTCGGTATCGAGACTCGCAAGAAATTCCGGGAGTTCTCGCGTCACTATGCGTCGACGGGCGATACGCCACTGGAGCAATGGTTCTTCGACCCGTTCGTGCCCGATGTGGTGAACGTCAAGGACTCCCGGTTTACGGCGGATCTGACGGACGTCGCGTGGGAGGACGTACCGACCGATGTCATCAAGCGCGAGCAGCAGTGCTGGACGTTCAACCCGGACGCGAGCTGGCACGGCTACGAAGGGTATGCCGAAGGCTACACGATGGTCGATCCCAACAAGCTGACCCTGCTCACCCCAGGCATCAATAGGAAGACCGGCGAGTATCTCGACTTTGGTGTGCCCGCAACGGTAGTTGCAAACTATCTAAGAGAAGAGGGCGTGGTCCCGGAGAAGTGCGATCTCAACAGCATCCTCTTCCTGATGACGCCGGCCGAGGACGAAAGCAAGCTGAATACGCTGCTTGCGAGACTGGTCAGATTCAAGAGCTTGTGGGACCGCGATGCGTCGCTGGCAGAGGTTCTGCCGAGTCTGTATGCCGTGCACCACGAGCGCTATGCCGGCTATACGCTCCGTCAGGTCTGCGACGAAATGCACAACTTCTACCGCGAAGCGAACGTCAGGAATCTGCAGAAGCTGTGCTTTCGTGCGTCCAGTTTCCCGGAGCTTGCGATGTCGGCGGAAGAGGCCTACGACGCCCTGGTCGCCAATGAAGTGGATTACGTACCGCTCGATAGTGTGAGGAACCGCATTTCCGCCACGCTGGCGCTGATCTACCCGCCCGGAATCGGCGTCGTGGTGCCCGGCGAACGCTGGGATGAACGTGCTGCGCCCATGCTCGATTACTTCCTCGCATTTCAGGAATCGTTCAACCGGTTCCCGGGCTTTAACTATGAGGTGCAGGGCGTGTACCAGGAAAGAGAAAACGGACGGATCCGGTTTTACACCTATGTGGTCCGCGAGTAG
- a CDS encoding DUF3300 domain-containing protein: MTQWSARLFYGMCMGFLVVLTLGSSSAPAQTPNPSSDAAGQAQAQQPTFKPEEIEALVAPIALYPDSVLSQVLMASTYPLEIVHAARWVKANPKLKGDEAVKAVQDQPWDVSVKSLVAFPQVLEPMNDKLDWTQKLGDAFLAQEKDVLDAVQRLRARAQKSGNLKSNEQQKVMTEPAPAGGQTTQTIVRIEPANPEVIYVPAYNPTVVYGTWAAPAYPPYYWPPAPAYYPGAALATGFAWGVGLAAAGAIFGNCNWGGGDVNINVNKAANIDRNFDRSKAQSGKWQHDAGHRQGVAYRDNASREKYSKNVSGADARGDFRGRTGGATDRAAGSDRAGAGNRAGGANNAGGGNRGGGTNNAGAGNRGSGANNAGAGNRGGGANNAGAVNRGGGANNGGVGERGGGANNAGVSNRAGGANVGGSTNRADVSDRASAGGGRAATGGGGGGRDNAFQGVGGGGASQQDFNRGRASAQSSSFSRQGGGARAGGGGGGRGRR, encoded by the coding sequence ATGACCCAGTGGAGTGCGCGACTCTTTTATGGGATGTGCATGGGGTTCCTCGTTGTGCTGACACTTGGTTCCAGCAGTGCGCCTGCCCAGACTCCCAATCCCTCGAGCGATGCCGCCGGACAAGCCCAAGCGCAGCAGCCGACATTCAAGCCGGAGGAGATCGAGGCGCTAGTCGCACCGATCGCACTCTATCCGGACTCCGTCCTGTCACAGGTATTGATGGCCTCGACCTATCCGCTGGAGATCGTGCATGCCGCGCGTTGGGTCAAGGCCAATCCGAAGCTCAAGGGTGATGAGGCCGTGAAGGCCGTGCAGGATCAGCCGTGGGACGTCAGTGTGAAATCGCTCGTTGCGTTTCCGCAAGTGCTCGAACCGATGAACGACAAGCTCGACTGGACACAGAAGCTCGGCGATGCGTTTCTTGCGCAGGAAAAGGACGTTCTCGATGCCGTGCAGCGGCTACGTGCGCGAGCGCAGAAATCGGGCAACCTCAAGTCCAATGAGCAACAGAAAGTGATGACGGAACCGGCCCCGGCTGGCGGGCAAACCACGCAGACCATCGTGCGTATCGAACCGGCAAATCCTGAGGTGATCTACGTGCCGGCCTACAACCCGACAGTCGTGTACGGCACCTGGGCGGCTCCGGCTTATCCTCCGTATTACTGGCCACCTGCTCCGGCTTACTATCCCGGCGCCGCGCTTGCCACCGGCTTCGCCTGGGGCGTGGGCCTCGCGGCCGCCGGCGCAATCTTCGGCAACTGCAACTGGGGCGGCGGAGACGTCAATATCAATGTCAACAAGGCCGCCAATATCGATCGCAACTTCGACCGCAGCAAGGCTCAGAGCGGCAAGTGGCAGCATGATGCGGGCCATCGCCAGGGCGTCGCCTATCGCGACAACGCGTCCCGTGAGAAGTACTCGAAGAACGTCTCGGGCGCCGACGCACGCGGCGACTTTCGTGGCCGTACCGGTGGCGCGACTGACCGCGCCGCGGGCTCCGACAGAGCTGGCGCCGGCAACCGTGCAGGCGGCGCGAACAACGCCGGCGGCGGTAACCGCGGCGGTGGGACAAATAACGCCGGCGCGGGTAATCGCGGCAGCGGAGCGAACAATGCCGGTGCGGGCAACCGTGGCGGAGGAGCGAATAATGCGGGTGCGGTTAACCGCGGCGGTGGGGCAAATAATGGCGGCGTGGGTGAGCGTGGCGGTGGGGCAAATAATGCCGGCGTCAGCAACCGCGCCGGCGGGGCGAATGTTGGCGGCTCGACCAATCGTGCGGACGTTTCCGACCGGGCCAGTGCGGGAGGCGGTCGGGCCGCCACCGGCGGCGGAGGCGGCGGTCGAGACAACGCCTTCCAGGGTGTAGGCGGTGGCGGCGCCTCGCAGCAAGACTTCAACCGGGGGCGCGCAAGTGCGCAGTCTTCGAGCTTTAGTCGACAGGGCGGCGGAGCGCGGGCTGGTGGTGGCGGTGGCGGACGTGGCAGGCGCTAA
- a CDS encoding DUF2950 domain-containing protein, with the protein MKSPLRFLAARLGAIGSAVIVALTLCLAAPQAAYAQKDFKSAEDAMTAFGDAIANDDEAALKSLLGNDFRELIPPVGAELRTRFLTAWKTSHAIQASGSERADIKVGNDGWTLPIPLVKSPQGWHFDTHAGVEEMRLRRIGRNELAVIQTMLAIYDAQREYASTDHDGSGVLVYARKLSSSPGKRDGLYWPTGPDEKPSPLGEAFITAGTRNPSQAGYYGYHYKLLTSQGPHAPGGAYDYVVNGKLFGGFAVIAWPVRYGETGIKSFMVSHDGQVYERDLGPDSAAKAAATKSFDPAPGWTKEQP; encoded by the coding sequence ATGAAGTCACCACTACGATTCCTCGCGGCCCGGCTTGGCGCAATCGGCAGCGCAGTTATCGTTGCGCTGACACTTTGCCTCGCGGCACCTCAGGCGGCATACGCGCAGAAGGACTTCAAATCCGCTGAAGATGCGATGACTGCATTTGGCGATGCGATTGCCAACGACGACGAAGCCGCCTTGAAGTCGTTGCTTGGCAATGACTTTCGGGAGCTCATTCCTCCTGTGGGCGCCGAGTTGCGAACCCGCTTCCTGACAGCCTGGAAAACGTCACATGCGATTCAGGCATCGGGCAGCGAACGTGCAGACATCAAGGTAGGCAATGACGGCTGGACCCTGCCCATTCCTCTCGTGAAATCGCCGCAGGGCTGGCATTTCGACACGCACGCCGGCGTGGAGGAAATGCGCTTGCGCCGCATTGGACGAAACGAGCTTGCCGTCATTCAGACCATGCTGGCGATCTACGATGCGCAACGCGAATACGCCAGCACGGACCATGACGGCAGTGGCGTGCTTGTTTACGCCAGGAAACTATCGAGTTCGCCCGGCAAGCGCGACGGCCTGTACTGGCCTACTGGCCCCGACGAAAAACCGAGCCCTCTTGGCGAAGCCTTTATCACGGCCGGCACGCGCAACCCATCGCAAGCGGGCTACTACGGCTATCACTACAAGCTGCTGACCTCGCAAGGCCCTCACGCCCCGGGCGGAGCGTATGACTATGTCGTGAACGGTAAGCTTTTCGGCGGTTTTGCCGTGATTGCCTGGCCGGTTCGTTACGGAGAAACCGGTATCAAGAGCTTCATGGTCAGTCACGACGGGCAAGTCTACGAACGAGACCTTGGACCTGATAGCGCGGCCAAGGCCGCCGCGACCAAGTCGTTCGATCCCGCTCCCGGATGGACCAAGGAGCAACCTTGA
- a CDS encoding DUF2254 domain-containing protein: MAWNRRYSLISHVRSSLWIVPILAVMAAIALNRAIDRIGRWMSERSGLDLQHGLLAVSIEEAHAILDRIFTLNLSCLVFTFGSLLVAIQVAGGQYTPRIIATTLLRDNVIRWIVGLFVFSLLWTHRTMAELGQPWAVPQLQVSIATVIGLGSLVAFIVLIDYSARLLRPVSLVGRVAEQGFAVIEVIYPHPASEESARRRFTTELAWTSRSRASGTNGRAEPGTPGAPDRIVYHTGGSGVVLAVNLRGLSREAQRAGCIIEFAAQVGDFLATDEPLFYLTGSSDTISDRLLQNLVALGSERTMEQDPMFSFRIEVDIALKALSPAINDPTTAVLAIDQLHRLLRLVGQRSLANSTLSDDSGRPRVIFRTPDWEDFVHVTFREIRHYGAGSLQIERRLRAMIVNLTNTLPEFRHPALLRELELLDATIVRHHHFAADIELARVADPQGLGGALDVNAQNGGAGETKSSTATRGKRASWQGHWRTHPSTLRSSRRHRKS, encoded by the coding sequence ATGGCCTGGAACCGTCGATACAGCCTGATCAGCCACGTCAGGTCGTCGCTATGGATCGTACCCATTCTCGCCGTGATGGCCGCGATCGCTCTTAACAGGGCCATCGACAGAATCGGCCGCTGGATGTCTGAACGCAGCGGCCTCGATCTGCAACACGGATTGCTCGCCGTGAGCATCGAGGAAGCTCACGCAATACTCGATCGCATCTTTACGTTAAACCTCTCCTGCCTCGTATTCACATTCGGCTCCCTGCTCGTTGCCATTCAGGTTGCGGGTGGCCAATATACTCCGCGCATCATTGCGACTACGCTACTGCGCGATAACGTGATCCGGTGGATCGTTGGACTTTTCGTCTTTTCCTTGCTCTGGACCCACCGGACCATGGCAGAACTTGGGCAACCCTGGGCGGTCCCTCAGTTGCAAGTATCCATTGCAACGGTCATTGGGCTCGGCTCACTCGTCGCATTCATCGTGCTGATCGACTATTCCGCAAGACTCCTGCGGCCCGTCAGTCTCGTGGGTCGTGTCGCCGAGCAGGGGTTTGCGGTCATCGAGGTCATCTACCCTCACCCCGCGTCGGAAGAATCGGCTCGCCGGCGCTTCACTACTGAACTGGCATGGACGTCACGCTCGCGCGCATCCGGGACCAACGGCCGGGCGGAGCCGGGCACGCCGGGGGCGCCCGATCGCATCGTGTATCACACCGGCGGATCCGGAGTGGTGCTGGCGGTCAACCTGCGCGGACTTTCTCGCGAGGCGCAGCGAGCCGGCTGCATCATCGAATTCGCCGCGCAAGTCGGTGATTTTCTCGCCACGGACGAACCGCTCTTCTATTTGACCGGCAGCAGCGATACGATCAGCGACCGCCTGTTGCAAAACCTGGTCGCGCTCGGCTCCGAACGCACGATGGAGCAGGATCCCATGTTCTCGTTCCGCATTGAAGTCGATATTGCCTTGAAGGCCCTATCGCCAGCCATCAACGATCCGACCACCGCGGTGCTCGCCATCGACCAGTTGCATCGGCTGCTTCGCCTGGTCGGGCAACGGTCCCTTGCCAACAGCACACTCAGCGACGACAGTGGACGGCCGCGCGTCATTTTTCGCACGCCTGACTGGGAAGACTTCGTTCATGTCACCTTTCGGGAAATACGGCATTACGGTGCGGGCAGTCTGCAGATCGAGCGGCGCCTGCGGGCCATGATCGTCAACCTGACGAACACGCTGCCTGAGTTCCGCCACCCGGCGTTGCTCCGGGAGCTTGAATTGCTCGACGCCACCATCGTGCGCCATCATCACTTCGCGGCCGACATTGAACTCGCCCGCGTCGCCGACCCGCAGGGGCTCGGCGGGGCCCTGGATGTGAACGCGCAGAACGGCGGCGCGGGCGAAACGAAATCATCCACTGCCACGCGAGGAAAAAGAGCATCCTGGCAGGGACATTGGCGAACACATCCGAGTACTTTGCGTTCGTCGCGAAGGCACAGGAAATCCTGA
- a CDS encoding SulP family inorganic anion transporter — MNKPDFSTPTPEPGRIGHRAKAADQAGVLRWLPGIRTLRTYQIVWLPHDIAAGLVLTTMLVPVGIAYAVASGLPGINGLYASIIALLAYALFGPSRILVLGPDSSLAAVILAVVVPLSAGDPIRAVALAGMMAIVSGAVCILAGLARMGFITELLSKPIRYGYMNGIALTVLISQLPKVFGSSIPSEGPLRNVRALVIAVMDGQTNWTTFMVGAGTLAFILLLEGSRRIPGVLIAVVGATVMAGALDLASRAGVAVLGSLPQGLPAFSIPWIATTDMVPVLIGGCAVALVSFADTSVLSRVYAARTGVYVDPNQEMVGLGVANLAAGLFQGFPISSSSSRTPVAEAAGAKTQLTAVVGALAVALLLMVAPDMLRNLPTSALAAVVIASALGLIEAADLRRIYRIQRWEFWLSIVCTVGVFLLGAIQGIGLAIVIAVIEFLWDAWRPYSAILGRVDGLKGYHDITRYRDAHRIPGLVLFRWDAPLFFANAELFCDRVLDAVATSPTPVRWLVVAAEPVTSVDVTSADMLADLDETLHAAGIELCLAELKDPVKDKLKRFGLFARLGETAFFPTTGSAVSSYLASHPVEWVDWEDRDR; from the coding sequence ATGAACAAGCCGGATTTTTCAACTCCCACGCCGGAACCGGGCCGGATTGGGCACCGGGCGAAGGCCGCCGATCAGGCCGGCGTGTTGCGCTGGCTGCCCGGCATCCGTACGCTTCGGACCTACCAGATCGTGTGGTTACCTCACGACATTGCGGCCGGCCTGGTGCTGACCACGATGCTGGTGCCAGTGGGCATCGCCTACGCGGTGGCGTCGGGCTTACCCGGAATTAATGGCCTCTACGCTTCTATCATTGCGCTGCTTGCTTATGCGTTGTTCGGACCCAGTCGGATTCTGGTGCTGGGGCCGGATTCGTCGCTGGCCGCAGTCATTCTGGCCGTCGTCGTGCCCCTATCGGCGGGCGACCCAATTCGCGCAGTAGCACTGGCGGGCATGATGGCGATCGTGTCGGGGGCGGTATGTATCCTGGCCGGTCTGGCGCGCATGGGTTTCATCACCGAGCTCCTGTCGAAGCCGATCCGCTACGGGTACATGAATGGCATCGCGCTGACGGTCCTGATCAGCCAGTTACCCAAAGTGTTCGGTTCCTCGATTCCGAGCGAAGGGCCGTTGCGAAACGTGCGAGCCCTCGTCATCGCAGTGATGGACGGCCAGACTAACTGGACCACATTCATGGTCGGTGCAGGCACACTGGCCTTCATCCTGCTGCTCGAGGGCAGCAGGCGGATCCCGGGTGTCCTGATCGCCGTGGTAGGAGCCACTGTTATGGCTGGCGCGCTCGACCTTGCGTCACGCGCCGGTGTTGCGGTCCTCGGCTCGCTGCCGCAAGGCTTGCCTGCGTTCTCCATTCCATGGATCGCCACTACGGACATGGTGCCCGTCCTGATCGGCGGCTGTGCCGTCGCCCTTGTGTCTTTTGCCGACACGAGCGTGCTTTCGCGTGTCTATGCGGCGCGCACGGGTGTCTATGTCGATCCGAATCAGGAGATGGTGGGACTCGGCGTCGCCAACCTCGCCGCCGGCCTGTTTCAGGGCTTTCCGATCAGCAGCAGTTCGTCACGCACTCCCGTGGCGGAGGCCGCCGGCGCGAAGACTCAGTTGACCGCCGTGGTCGGCGCGCTCGCGGTTGCCTTGCTGCTGATGGTGGCGCCCGACATGCTGAGGAATTTGCCCACCAGCGCGCTGGCTGCGGTGGTGATCGCATCGGCGCTTGGCCTGATCGAAGCCGCCGATTTGCGGCGCATTTATCGCATCCAGCGCTGGGAGTTCTGGCTATCCATCGTATGTACCGTCGGTGTGTTTCTGCTGGGTGCGATTCAGGGCATCGGCCTCGCTATCGTGATTGCCGTCATCGAGTTCCTGTGGGATGCGTGGCGGCCGTATTCGGCGATTCTGGGGCGTGTCGATGGTCTGAAGGGCTACCACGACATTACGCGCTATCGCGACGCTCATCGCATTCCCGGGCTAGTCCTGTTTCGTTGGGACGCGCCCTTATTCTTCGCAAACGCCGAGTTGTTCTGTGACCGGGTGCTGGATGCGGTGGCGACATCGCCTACGCCGGTGCGCTGGCTGGTGGTGGCGGCGGAACCTGTTACGAGTGTAGATGTCACTTCCGCCGATATGCTGGCCGATCTGGATGAGACATTGCACGCGGCGGGCATTGAGTTGTGTCTCGCCGAGTTGAAGGACCCCGTGAAAGACAAGCTAAAGCGATTCGGGCTTTTTGCACGGCTTGGCGAAACGGCATTCTTTCCGACAACCGGTTCCGCCGTCAGCAGCTACCTTGCGAGCCATCCGGTAGAGTGGGTCGACTGGGAGGACAGGGATCGCTAG
- a CDS encoding RNA-binding protein, translating to MADLFIGNIDEHVSEDDIKAFLVKYGFPPFDSIAHVPGEGSRPAVVVSFEGTSPEVLRRLQPRVHDMFWNNRKINVQVMKDRSE from the coding sequence ATGGCTGATTTATTTATTGGCAATATCGACGAGCATGTCAGCGAAGATGACATCAAGGCGTTTCTTGTGAAGTACGGTTTTCCGCCTTTCGACAGTATCGCCCACGTTCCAGGGGAAGGCTCGCGGCCGGCGGTGGTGGTCAGCTTCGAAGGTACGAGTCCGGAGGTGTTGCGTCGCCTGCAGCCCAGAGTTCACGACATGTTCTGGAACAATCGGAAAATCAATGTGCAGGTCATGAAAGACCGGTCGGAGTGA